The following coding sequences lie in one Paraburkholderia largidicola genomic window:
- a CDS encoding LysR family transcriptional regulator, protein MNKFVDMVTFVSVVDASSFSEAARRLGTTKSIVSTRIRQLERRLGCALLERDRPLRMTIAGGVFYESASRVLQDVKLAEDSVQETQGSLRGPLRIAVPLTLLTRRIGALLSTFAGQHPDLQLDIEAQDRFVSMQDGQYDVAIRMGELPDSSLIARPITMYHCLICASPAYLERYDTPTHPRDLANHYGVNYYHREPNGMWSLAVDGRRQSFRIRTRMRADSEQMLLEGARAGLGLAILPTFVAADSLLSGDLVPVLQHYPPQGGHISAVYRKAVRTPLRIHALIELLAEHIGHPASWDSQLVAAGVVKSQASK, encoded by the coding sequence ATGAACAAGTTCGTGGACATGGTCACGTTTGTGTCCGTTGTCGACGCATCGAGCTTTTCTGAGGCAGCACGCAGACTCGGGACGACGAAGTCCATCGTCAGCACGCGCATACGTCAACTGGAACGACGGCTTGGCTGCGCATTGCTGGAGCGCGACCGCCCGCTGCGAATGACGATTGCGGGCGGTGTGTTCTACGAAAGCGCATCGCGCGTGCTGCAGGACGTGAAGCTTGCGGAAGACTCGGTTCAGGAGACTCAGGGCAGTCTTCGCGGACCTTTGCGGATTGCGGTTCCTTTGACGTTGCTGACGCGCCGCATTGGCGCGCTATTGTCCACGTTCGCCGGACAGCACCCGGATTTGCAACTCGATATCGAAGCGCAAGACCGGTTCGTCAGCATGCAGGACGGCCAGTACGACGTTGCCATCCGCATGGGCGAACTGCCCGACAGCAGCCTCATCGCGCGACCGATCACGATGTATCACTGTTTGATTTGCGCGAGTCCCGCTTATCTCGAACGTTATGACACGCCGACGCACCCGCGCGATCTCGCGAATCACTACGGCGTCAACTATTACCACCGTGAGCCGAACGGGATGTGGAGTCTGGCCGTAGACGGAAGGCGGCAGTCGTTCCGTATCAGGACGCGCATGCGTGCCGACTCCGAACAGATGTTGCTGGAGGGCGCGCGCGCAGGCTTGGGCCTTGCCATACTGCCGACCTTCGTCGCAGCCGATTCCCTTCTTTCCGGCGATCTGGTTCCGGTACTACAGCACTATCCGCCTCAGGGCGGGCATATTTCCGCGGTCTATCGAAAGGCCGTTCGCACACCGCTCAGAATTCATGCACTCATCGAGTTGCTGGCGGAACATATTGGCCACCCCGCGAGCTGGGATTCCCAACTGGTCGCTGCGGGTGTCGTGAAGAGTCAAGCCAGCAAGTAA
- a CDS encoding sigma-54-dependent transcriptional regulator has protein sequence MNSPDNFASMLVYVVEDDPVVRLGCTQALSLEGIAVREFADAESALAALRQAPPAVIVSDVRLPGIDGLTLLDSIKARPDCADLPVILTTGHGDVAMAVGAMRSGAYDFIEKPFHSERLLDTVRRALEHRKLVAENRSLRAQLSSERTLLGRSAPMQRIHSLIDAIGPTGADVLIVGETGSGKEVLARTLHTASRRTGPFVALNCAALPEAVFESEIFGHEPGAFTGAQQRRIGKFEYANGGTLFLDELETMPLALQAKLLRALQERSIERLGSNTSVTIDVRVIAAVKQDLKQLSDQGHFRADLYYRLNVVSIELPPLRQRADDIPELFAHFVRAACARYGKPEPAWTSEDMMRWQLHDWPGNVRELKNVAERFTLGLDDGLPQPPAGADSLASRMVRAERGYIEEALRSAGGQVIRAAEQLGLPRKTLYDKITRHGIDPNAFRQASHP, from the coding sequence ATGAACTCGCCCGATAATTTCGCCAGCATGCTGGTCTACGTGGTTGAAGACGATCCTGTCGTGCGGCTCGGTTGCACGCAGGCCTTGTCGCTGGAAGGCATCGCCGTGCGTGAATTCGCCGATGCCGAAAGCGCGCTCGCCGCGCTCAGGCAGGCGCCGCCGGCGGTGATCGTGAGCGATGTCCGCTTGCCGGGCATCGACGGCCTCACGTTGCTGGACAGCATCAAGGCACGCCCCGACTGCGCCGACCTGCCCGTGATCCTGACAACCGGTCACGGCGATGTCGCGATGGCCGTCGGCGCCATGCGTTCGGGCGCTTACGATTTCATCGAAAAGCCGTTTCACTCGGAGCGGCTGCTCGATACCGTGCGACGCGCGCTGGAGCATCGCAAGCTCGTCGCCGAGAATCGCAGCCTGCGCGCGCAACTGAGCAGCGAACGGACCCTGCTTGGCAGGTCTGCGCCGATGCAGCGTATCCACAGTCTGATCGATGCAATCGGACCGACGGGCGCCGACGTGTTGATCGTCGGCGAGACGGGTTCGGGAAAAGAAGTGCTGGCGCGAACGCTCCATACGGCAAGCCGCCGCACAGGCCCGTTCGTGGCGCTGAACTGCGCAGCGTTACCGGAAGCGGTATTCGAAAGCGAAATCTTCGGTCACGAGCCGGGAGCGTTTACAGGCGCGCAGCAACGCAGAATCGGCAAGTTCGAATACGCGAACGGCGGGACGCTCTTCCTCGACGAACTCGAAACGATGCCGCTCGCGCTGCAGGCCAAACTGTTGCGCGCGCTTCAGGAGCGCTCCATCGAAAGGCTCGGCAGCAACACGTCCGTGACGATCGATGTGCGCGTCATCGCTGCCGTCAAACAGGACCTCAAACAGCTTTCCGATCAAGGCCATTTCCGCGCCGACCTGTACTACCGGCTCAACGTCGTTTCGATCGAACTGCCTCCGCTGCGGCAGCGCGCCGACGATATTCCGGAACTGTTCGCCCATTTCGTGCGGGCAGCGTGCGCCCGCTACGGCAAACCCGAACCCGCGTGGACGTCGGAAGACATGATGCGCTGGCAACTGCACGACTGGCCGGGCAACGTCCGCGAACTGAAGAACGTGGCGGAGCGTTTTACCCTCGGCCTCGATGACGGCTTGCCGCAGCCTCCCGCGGGCGCCGATTCGCTCGCATCGCGGATGGTGCGCGCGGAGCGCGGCTATATCGAAGAAGCCCTGCGCAGTGCAGGCGGACAGGTGATCCGGGCTGCTGAACAGCTGGGCTTGCCGCGTAAAACGCTATACGACAAGATTACGCGTCATGGCATCGACCCCAACGCGTTCCGCCAGGCGTCACATCCGTGA
- a CDS encoding MFS transporter, producing MDPSYTEAGARATQPQSIAPSASSDRLRRLRSIFSGSAGNLIEWYDWYVYSAFALYFARSFFPAGNQTAQLLNTAAVFAVGFLARPIGGWLMGIYADRHGRRSALLVSVVLMCFGSLIIALCPSYDAIGVAAPALLVVARLLQGLSVGGEYGTSATYLSEVATAKDRGFYSSFQYVTLIAGQLLALALLVVLQQFLLTTQQLESWGWRIPFFVGAAAALAAMRLRTTMEETGEFEKAKHKKDRRGTLAELRKHPRAVLTVVGLTMGGTIAFYTYSIYMQKFLVNTVGMSKHDATLVSAASLFLFAILQPIVGSISDRIGRRPVLITFGVLGTLFTVPIMTAISQTHDAWVAFFLIMAALVIVSGYTSINAVVKAELFPAEIRALGVGLPYALTVSIFGGTAEYLALWLKQAGHEPLFYWYVTAAIFCSLVVYLCMRDTGKHSLIKD from the coding sequence ATGGATCCCAGCTACACGGAAGCAGGCGCGCGCGCCACCCAGCCTCAATCAATCGCCCCCTCCGCATCCAGCGACCGCCTTCGACGCCTCAGGTCGATCTTCTCCGGGTCCGCCGGCAACCTGATCGAGTGGTATGACTGGTATGTGTACTCGGCCTTTGCCTTGTACTTCGCGCGTTCGTTCTTTCCTGCCGGGAACCAGACTGCCCAGTTGCTCAATACGGCTGCCGTGTTCGCGGTCGGCTTTCTTGCCCGGCCGATCGGCGGCTGGCTGATGGGCATTTACGCGGACCGCCACGGACGGCGCTCGGCCCTGCTGGTTTCAGTGGTGCTGATGTGCTTCGGTTCGCTCATCATCGCGCTGTGCCCGAGTTATGACGCGATCGGCGTGGCCGCGCCCGCGCTGCTGGTCGTCGCGCGCCTGCTGCAGGGCTTGAGCGTGGGTGGCGAGTACGGCACATCGGCGACTTATCTGAGCGAGGTCGCCACCGCGAAGGATCGCGGCTTCTACTCGAGCTTCCAGTACGTGACGCTCATCGCCGGACAGCTTCTCGCGCTGGCGCTGCTCGTGGTCCTGCAGCAGTTCCTTCTGACGACGCAGCAACTCGAAAGCTGGGGCTGGCGCATTCCGTTCTTCGTCGGCGCGGCCGCCGCGCTGGCCGCGATGCGCCTGCGCACGACGATGGAAGAAACCGGTGAGTTCGAAAAGGCCAAACACAAGAAGGACCGGCGCGGCACGCTCGCCGAATTGCGCAAGCACCCGCGCGCGGTCTTGACCGTCGTCGGGCTGACGATGGGCGGCACGATCGCGTTCTACACGTACTCGATCTACATGCAGAAATTCCTCGTGAACACGGTCGGCATGAGCAAGCACGACGCGACGCTCGTTTCCGCGGCCTCGCTTTTCCTGTTCGCGATTCTGCAGCCGATCGTCGGATCGATATCCGACCGGATCGGGCGCCGGCCTGTTCTGATCACGTTCGGCGTGCTCGGCACCCTGTTCACCGTGCCGATCATGACGGCCATCAGCCAGACGCACGACGCGTGGGTTGCCTTCTTCCTGATCATGGCCGCGCTGGTGATCGTGTCGGGCTATACGTCGATCAACGCGGTCGTCAAGGCGGAACTGTTCCCGGCGGAAATCCGTGCGTTGGGCGTGGGACTTCCTTATGCTCTGACCGTATCCATCTTCGGCGGCACGGCCGAATATCTGGCGCTATGGCTCAAACAGGCAGGACATGAACCGCTCTTCTACTGGTATGTCACGGCTGCGATTTTCTGCTCATTGGTGGTGTACCTCTGCATGCGAGACACGGGCAAGCACTCGCTCATCAAGGACTGA
- a CDS encoding MipA/OmpV family protein, which translates to MTKLPVYASLAYLICNAPAAMAQTPSPLGEWQYSAGIPLEKLFQPTNRPDWEVRIGIGSTFEPRYDGSDRYHTLIGPSTDIRYKDLAFLSTGEGLGVNVLQGPNWRVSISAVYDLGRRAHDDPSRLDGLGNINPAPEAKLAGEYVISKEFPLVFRGAVTRSFGGSNGWVADLGAYMPLPGSSESFFWFAGPSVTFADSKYMNSWFGVNAMQAANSRYSQYDASAGLKSAGFGVTMIWFVNKHWFVTADGALKRLLGSAANSPITQTKTGGVCDVSINYQF; encoded by the coding sequence ATGACAAAGCTACCGGTCTACGCCAGCCTCGCCTATCTCATCTGCAACGCGCCAGCCGCCATGGCGCAAACGCCCTCGCCGCTCGGCGAATGGCAATACTCCGCGGGCATCCCGCTCGAAAAGCTGTTCCAGCCGACCAACCGGCCTGACTGGGAAGTGCGGATCGGCATCGGTTCAACGTTCGAGCCGCGCTATGACGGTTCCGACCGCTATCACACGCTGATTGGGCCTAGCACCGACATCCGCTACAAGGACCTCGCTTTTCTGTCGACAGGCGAAGGACTGGGCGTCAATGTCTTGCAAGGCCCCAACTGGCGCGTGAGTATCTCGGCTGTCTACGATCTCGGCCGTCGCGCGCACGACGATCCTTCACGGCTCGACGGCCTTGGCAATATCAATCCAGCGCCCGAGGCCAAGCTGGCCGGGGAATATGTGATCTCGAAGGAGTTTCCGCTGGTGTTTCGCGGCGCGGTGACGCGTAGCTTCGGCGGGTCCAACGGATGGGTCGCGGACCTCGGCGCGTACATGCCGTTGCCGGGCAGTTCGGAGAGTTTCTTCTGGTTCGCCGGTCCGTCGGTGACCTTCGCCGACTCGAAATATATGAATAGCTGGTTCGGCGTGAATGCGATGCAGGCCGCGAATTCCCGATACTCGCAGTACGACGCCAGTGCGGGGCTGAAATCGGCAGGGTTCGGCGTGACGATGATCTGGTTCGTCAACAAGCATTGGTTCGTCACGGCGGATGGCGCGCTCAAGAGGCTGTTGGGCAGCGCAGCCAACAGTCCGATCACGCAGACGAAGACGGGCGGCGTATGCGATGTGTCGATTAACTATCAGTTTTAG
- a CDS encoding sensor histidine kinase, which yields MTTHPLRRMRHVATVVAVLACCIATAALAYVAALHYYSRAHANEVAQRASLYALTLESQLARYESLPRIAALDPVLPRLLAKPDDPALQRAANAYLKAVQSNADLSAAYVMDMSGKTLAASNWDEEGSFVGFDYAFRPYFIDAMKRGTGRFYGVGNTTKKAGYFLAVPVSDGSGAARRVVGVVAIKASLDGYERELAKSGDIVLFVDRDNVAFLSSVPAWRYRALAPLSDAARHALQQTQQYGDAALAALSTRAATADRANSEQRASEQQIGPDKLFVAPPGQGSKWFHVHYRTVGPLGWKVAILTDDADDERSAMFVAISAGAATALVFALIAAARLRNSRNQERLRARTALQQAQRDLEQRIAERTAELTQANAALEEKVDALDDARRILRDTRDTAIQAGKLAALGQMAAGITHELNQPLAAVMTLSSNAIRMTELDRPEDLKKNLTLINELAARMGKIISHVKAFARNDATSREPVVIADSLQQALALIESHRKAAGVTVRVASVPEDVVVLASPIRIEQVFMNLLTNAIDASAASAARREVRVTTEVVETRVRISIADSGPGIAPQTMSRLFEPFYTTKASGKGLGLGLVISQAIVDEFGGRLEAKNSRDVDSGLGGAVFVVELQRVTEKVTTRL from the coding sequence ATGACAACGCATCCTTTGAGGCGGATGCGGCACGTAGCAACGGTTGTCGCGGTGCTCGCGTGCTGCATCGCGACAGCGGCACTTGCCTACGTCGCCGCGCTGCACTACTACTCGCGGGCGCACGCAAACGAAGTGGCGCAGCGCGCGTCTCTCTACGCATTGACGCTCGAGTCACAACTGGCGCGCTACGAGTCGCTGCCGCGCATCGCTGCGCTCGATCCCGTGCTTCCGCGCCTGCTTGCGAAGCCCGACGATCCCGCGCTGCAGCGCGCGGCGAACGCCTATCTGAAAGCAGTCCAGTCGAATGCCGATCTGTCCGCTGCGTACGTGATGGACATGAGCGGCAAAACGCTGGCCGCCAGCAACTGGGACGAAGAGGGCAGCTTCGTGGGTTTCGACTACGCATTTCGCCCCTATTTCATCGATGCGATGAAGCGCGGCACGGGGCGCTTCTACGGCGTGGGCAACACGACGAAGAAGGCCGGGTACTTTCTGGCCGTACCTGTCAGCGACGGCTCAGGTGCGGCCCGACGGGTGGTGGGCGTGGTCGCGATCAAGGCATCGCTGGATGGCTACGAGCGTGAGCTGGCGAAGAGCGGCGACATCGTGCTGTTCGTCGATCGGGACAACGTCGCGTTTCTCTCGTCCGTCCCCGCATGGCGTTACCGGGCGCTGGCGCCGCTATCGGATGCGGCGCGGCATGCGCTCCAGCAGACGCAGCAATACGGCGACGCGGCGCTCGCCGCGCTTTCCACGCGGGCTGCAACGGCGGACCGCGCCAACAGCGAGCAACGCGCATCCGAACAACAGATCGGTCCCGACAAACTATTCGTCGCGCCTCCGGGGCAAGGGTCGAAGTGGTTTCATGTGCATTACCGCACTGTTGGACCGCTCGGATGGAAGGTGGCGATCCTGACCGACGACGCCGACGACGAGCGCAGCGCGATGTTCGTCGCCATCAGCGCCGGCGCGGCCACGGCGCTCGTGTTCGCGCTCATTGCGGCCGCGCGTCTGCGCAACAGCCGGAACCAGGAACGGCTACGCGCGCGGACGGCACTGCAGCAGGCGCAGCGCGACCTCGAACAACGCATTGCGGAACGCACGGCCGAACTGACTCAGGCCAACGCCGCGCTGGAAGAAAAGGTCGACGCACTCGACGACGCGCGCCGCATTCTGCGCGATACGCGCGACACGGCGATCCAGGCGGGCAAGCTCGCGGCCCTCGGCCAGATGGCGGCGGGCATCACGCACGAGCTGAATCAGCCGCTTGCGGCCGTCATGACGCTGTCCAGCAACGCGATCCGGATGACCGAACTCGATCGTCCGGAGGATCTGAAGAAAAACCTGACGCTCATCAACGAACTGGCCGCCCGGATGGGCAAGATCATTTCGCATGTCAAAGCTTTTGCCCGAAACGACGCCACCAGCAGGGAGCCTGTCGTGATCGCCGACTCGTTGCAACAGGCGCTCGCGCTGATCGAATCGCATCGCAAGGCGGCGGGCGTCACGGTACGCGTGGCGTCCGTACCGGAGGACGTCGTCGTGCTCGCCAGTCCGATACGGATCGAGCAGGTCTTCATGAATCTGTTGACCAATGCAATCGATGCAAGCGCGGCCTCCGCAGCGCGGCGCGAAGTGCGCGTCACGACCGAGGTCGTCGAGACGCGCGTGCGCATCAGTATTGCCGACAGCGGTCCCGGCATCGCACCGCAGACGATGTCGCGGCTATTCGAGCCGTTCTATACGACCAAGGCGTCGGGAAAAGGCTTGGGGCTCGGACTCGTCATCTCGCAGGCCATCGTCGATGAATTCGGCGGTCGCCTTGAAGCGAAAAACAGCCGCGACGTGGATTCAGGATTGGGTGGCGCGGTCTTCGTCGTCGAATTGCAGCGCGTCACGGAAAAGGTCACAACCCGGCTATGA